Proteins encoded by one window of Melanotaenia boesemani isolate fMelBoe1 chromosome 2 unlocalized genomic scaffold, fMelBoe1.pri SUPER_2_unloc_2, whole genome shotgun sequence:
- the LOC121636045 gene encoding uncharacterized protein LOC121636045, whose translation MIRNNEDKVAAMMDKTFALRRLEVVQDAPMVADFKARWPGLFNVREVKAEFKRITTVELQSKFFLQLDAHSENLMKVFARKGGVLGKKIKAVMLPMTRADSIDVKRECILRGLTVYLNEDPQKFVKDYTTDDQCIERDLAETVFGIYVIRHNGADPDDDPEDIGIVLEGVEVLSGLRSVPFAMAMFLGLVYSLNISYPPELKYTFEAVQKIIMEMEGNKLSAKVQTLKTLLARSSF comes from the exons ATGATCCGAAATAATGAAGACAAAGTAGCTGCCATGATGGACAAAACGTTTGCACTAAGACGTCTTGAGGTAGTCCAAGATGCACCCATGGTAGCGGATTTCAAAGCAAGGTGGCCAGGTCTCTTTAATGTGAGGGAG gTGAAAGCAGAATTCAAGAGGATAACCACAGTTGAGCTGCAGTCCAAGTTCTTCTTGCAACTTGATGCACATTCTGAAAACTTGATGAAAGTGTTTGCCAGAAAAGGAGGAGTCCTCGGGAAAAAGATAAAGGCAGTGATGCTTCCAATGACTCGG GCTGACAGCATTGATGTCAAAAGAGAATGCATCCTCAGAGGCTTGACAGTGTACTTAAATGAGGATCCACAAAAATTTGTGAAGGACTACACG ACTGATGATCAGTGTATCGAAAGAGACCTGGCAGAAACGGTCTTTGGGATCTATGTGATTCGACACAATGGTGCAGACCCTGATGACGATCCTGAGGACATTGGAATCGTTTTGGAGGGGGTAGAGGTACTGAGTGGTTTGAGAAGTGTCCCATTCGCAATGGCAATGTTTCTCGGACTTGTGTATTCTCTGAACATTAGTTACCCTCCAgaattaaaatatacatttgaaGCTGTGCAGAAAATCATAATGGAGATGGAAGGAAACAAGCTGTCAGCCAAAGTGCAAACTCTCAAAACACTGCTGGCACGTTCATCATTCTAA